A region from the Salidesulfovibrio onnuriiensis genome encodes:
- a CDS encoding HDOD domain-containing protein, translating to MSDVRNRVFRAVEKMPAFPKSVHQVLVLAGDINCSQKELVEVIKNDPVFTLKILRLVNSAFFGLAQQVTSIHHASVYLGLNTLKNVALGLAAIGTIPKKSVAGLDMGAFWLHSLAVASASRMLGERLGATPDEAGDYFAAGLLHDIGKVVFALYLPDEFQAAMKLAMDPGKSLLEAEQEAIGMTHADIGALLAQKWNLPPELREAIALHHAPDSAETSQLVDCVFIGNQISKKLSFGNAGNFEVEPLPERIRELFDMNLDELVAELDTLDEEVEKARVFIKLGEAAS from the coding sequence ATGAGCGACGTTCGGAACAGGGTCTTCAGGGCAGTGGAAAAGATGCCCGCATTTCCCAAGAGCGTCCATCAGGTATTGGTCCTGGCCGGGGATATCAATTGTTCCCAGAAGGAATTGGTGGAGGTCATCAAGAATGACCCCGTCTTTACCCTCAAGATTTTGCGGCTGGTCAATTCCGCCTTTTTCGGGCTGGCCCAGCAGGTGACCTCCATCCACCACGCCAGCGTCTACCTGGGGCTCAATACTCTCAAGAACGTGGCCCTGGGGCTGGCCGCCATCGGCACCATTCCCAAGAAGAGCGTGGCCGGCCTCGACATGGGGGCCTTCTGGCTGCACTCCCTGGCCGTGGCCTCGGCTTCGCGCATGCTGGGCGAACGCCTGGGGGCCACCCCGGACGAGGCCGGAGACTATTTCGCGGCCGGGCTGCTGCACGATATCGGCAAGGTGGTCTTTGCGCTCTATCTGCCCGACGAATTTCAGGCGGCCATGAAGCTGGCCATGGATCCGGGCAAGAGCCTTCTGGAGGCCGAGCAGGAGGCCATAGGCATGACCCACGCGGATATCGGCGCGCTTCTGGCCCAGAAGTGGAACCTGCCGCCCGAGCTCAGGGAGGCCATCGCTCTCCACCATGCGCCGGACAGTGCGGAAACTTCCCAGTTGGTGGATTGCGTGTTCATCGGCAACCAGATCAGCAAGAAGCTTTCCTTCGGCAACGCCGGGAATTTCGAGGTGGAGCCCCTCCCCGAGCGCATCCGGGAGCTGTTCGACATGAACCTGGATGAGCTCGTCGCCGAGCTGGACACTCTGGATGAGGAAGTGGAAAAGGCGCGCGTGTTCATCAAGCTCGGGGAGGCCGCATCATGA
- a CDS encoding DNA internalization-related competence protein ComEC/Rec2: MSAGREQTRTPYNLPGLLPWQVYFFAFVLGIFSIRHPLASASVLAALWFADSRFRAWPLLINALIVFFFAGYGYALLRLPEPPPAMSAWMETRPLVSVEGTVKEVLSRPDATTRIILGDVRCTVPGGSVEHLPGRLLWTWKYPKLTPEPGQAVRAKLRLRPVRGFRNPGVWDYAWYWRLRGVSWQAWTMGGRVQAEWGEPPGGTGWRIRRAVGDTVVSAAPQTQGGAMLLALLAGDRFHLSPETMDLTRRAGLAHTLALSGLHVGFVALLGVALAYGLGFVFPSLLLRLPRPRLMVLLALPFVLGYAWLGQPSASLTRAALMYCSWGALLLLGRGRILLDGLLAAVAVIVLWNPLSAFDLSLQFSAVAVAGIALMFPLVRRVLPKGSTPGKRVCRWALGLLGVSLCANVALLPLMAWYFGTFTPNLLLNVLWLPLLGLVVMPLGVAGLLLALVPWTSSAGFVLLKTSGQVLDFMLSMLHWVAAHGWTPLFTVLRPLWLEVLGFTILLLCVLVALSSRPRRVGALAAFGLALLVLPHWLVMGLDAQDEVRVSVLDVGQGQSVLVTAPGGRRYLVDGGGTNSRTFDIGRAVVGAALTYGRPPRVEAVFMSHADIDHSQGLVHILDAFDCDVFYTNGDLPEGRVGRAMRSALEGSGLAPRTLVRGDVLEAGDIVFQVLHPARNFDASDSNENSLVLRVIRRGHGLALIPGDIGQQGVHDLLALESGLRAEMLVLPHHGSETGCSREFYEQVGPKVAVASCGFLNRYGFPADEVRSVLRRWGVLLLDTATGGMVTARWKDGSQSLEMFDNNKETINGLLLGDLLF; this comes from the coding sequence ATGTCTGCCGGACGCGAACAGACCAGAACACCTTACAACCTGCCGGGGCTGTTGCCCTGGCAGGTTTATTTTTTCGCGTTCGTGCTGGGGATTTTTTCCATTCGCCACCCGCTGGCGTCCGCATCCGTACTGGCGGCCCTCTGGTTCGCGGATAGCCGTTTCCGGGCTTGGCCTCTGCTCATCAACGCCCTGATCGTGTTCTTTTTCGCGGGCTATGGGTATGCCCTGTTGCGTCTTCCGGAACCACCCCCGGCCATGTCCGCCTGGATGGAGACGCGGCCTTTGGTGTCGGTGGAAGGCACGGTGAAGGAGGTGCTTTCGCGGCCCGACGCCACCACGCGCATCATTCTGGGGGATGTCCGCTGCACGGTGCCGGGGGGAAGTGTTGAACACTTGCCCGGCCGTCTGCTCTGGACCTGGAAGTATCCGAAGCTTACCCCGGAACCGGGCCAGGCCGTACGTGCGAAGTTGCGGTTGCGTCCCGTGCGCGGGTTCCGCAACCCGGGTGTCTGGGACTACGCCTGGTATTGGCGATTGCGCGGCGTGTCTTGGCAGGCCTGGACCATGGGCGGGCGGGTGCAGGCCGAGTGGGGCGAGCCTCCCGGGGGCACGGGGTGGCGGATTCGCCGGGCCGTGGGGGATACGGTGGTCTCCGCCGCGCCCCAAACCCAGGGTGGAGCCATGCTGCTGGCCCTGCTGGCCGGGGATCGTTTTCATCTTTCACCGGAAACCATGGACCTGACGCGGCGGGCCGGGTTGGCCCATACTCTGGCCCTTTCCGGACTGCATGTGGGGTTTGTGGCTTTGCTCGGCGTCGCCCTGGCCTATGGACTCGGGTTCGTGTTTCCCTCCTTGCTGCTGCGTCTGCCCCGTCCCCGGCTCATGGTCCTGCTCGCCCTGCCGTTCGTGCTGGGCTATGCTTGGCTGGGCCAGCCCTCGGCATCCCTGACAAGGGCGGCTCTCATGTATTGTTCCTGGGGGGCGCTTTTGCTTCTGGGGCGTGGGCGCATTCTGCTGGATGGCCTCCTGGCAGCGGTGGCCGTCATTGTGCTCTGGAATCCGCTTTCCGCATTTGATCTGAGCCTGCAGTTCTCGGCCGTGGCCGTTGCCGGAATCGCCCTGATGTTCCCGCTGGTGCGGCGTGTGCTGCCGAAGGGGAGCACGCCTGGAAAGCGTGTGTGCCGCTGGGCGCTGGGACTGCTGGGCGTCAGCCTGTGCGCCAATGTGGCCCTTCTGCCTCTCATGGCCTGGTATTTCGGCACGTTCACTCCGAACCTGCTCCTGAATGTGCTCTGGCTGCCCTTGCTGGGTCTGGTGGTCATGCCCCTGGGCGTGGCGGGGCTGCTGCTTGCCCTTGTTCCCTGGACTTCTTCGGCGGGATTCGTTTTGCTCAAGACTTCCGGCCAGGTGCTGGATTTCATGCTTTCCATGCTGCACTGGGTCGCCGCCCATGGCTGGACTCCCTTGTTTACGGTGCTGCGTCCCTTGTGGCTCGAGGTGCTGGGGTTTACCATTTTGCTGCTGTGCGTCTTGGTGGCTCTGTCTTCCCGCCCGCGGAGGGTGGGGGCGCTCGCGGCGTTCGGGCTTGCGTTGCTGGTGCTGCCGCATTGGCTTGTCATGGGCCTGGATGCGCAAGATGAGGTCAGGGTTTCCGTGCTCGATGTGGGACAGGGGCAGTCCGTGCTGGTGACCGCGCCCGGTGGCCGACGGTATCTGGTGGACGGCGGCGGCACCAACAGCCGGACCTTTGACATCGGCAGGGCCGTGGTGGGCGCTGCCCTGACTTATGGACGTCCTCCCCGGGTGGAGGCGGTATTCATGAGTCACGCAGACATTGATCATTCCCAAGGCCTTGTTCATATCCTGGATGCCTTTGATTGTGATGTGTTCTATACCAACGGGGATTTGCCTGAAGGCCGGGTGGGCCGGGCCATGCGCAGTGCTTTGGAAGGGAGTGGTCTTGCACCCAGGACGCTTGTTCGGGGGGATGTGCTGGAGGCAGGCGATATTGTTTTTCAGGTTTTGCATCCAGCCCGAAATTTTGACGCATCCGATTCCAATGAAAATTCCCTTGTGCTGCGGGTCATCCGCCGCGGGCATGGGCTTGCGCTGATCCCAGGGGATATCGGCCAGCAGGGTGTCCATGATCTGCTGGCATTGGAAAGCGGGCTTCGGGCCGAAATGCTGGTGCTGCCGCATCACGGAAGCGAGACGGGATGCAGCCGGGAATTTTATGAGCAGGTGGGGCCAAAAGTGGCCGTGGCATCCTGCGGGTTCCTGAACCGGTATGGTTTTCCGGCGGACGAGGTTCGCTCCGTTCTGCGGCGGTGGGGAGTCCTTCTGCTGGATACAGCGACCGGGGGCATGGTGACGGCAAGGTGGAAAGATGGTTCGCAATCTTTGGAGATGTTTGATAATAACAAGGAAACGATAAACGGGTTGCTGCTGGGCGATCTGTTGTTTTAA
- a CDS encoding MBL fold metallo-hydrolase, producing MMRFRFWGTRGSMPAPGPDTLRYGGNTTCLEVRCGEHLVILDGGSGIRPLGLELARNMPVDCDIFISHTHWDHIHGLPFFVPLFVPGNTIRIYGPPNPVAMAGVEEVLDKQLAYPHFPVRRDELKADIHYETLQDRQVIDLGFATASTLLMNHPAMNFGVKLEFGDRKFFFTGDHEPFYNIYEPGDDDYEEYGNIVRERQQGIVDFLRGVDVMVADSQYTDREYESKRGWGHSTFRHNIELALEAGIGKLYLTHHETTRTDSELDDIGEWLRHEWGDCGVELFLAREGHWFDV from the coding sequence ATGATGCGTTTCCGCTTCTGGGGCACGCGGGGCTCCATGCCCGCCCCCGGCCCGGACACCCTGCGCTACGGCGGCAACACCACTTGCCTGGAGGTGCGTTGCGGCGAGCATCTCGTCATTCTCGACGGAGGGTCCGGCATCCGGCCCCTGGGCCTGGAATTGGCCCGGAATATGCCCGTTGACTGCGACATCTTTATTTCCCATACCCACTGGGACCACATCCACGGGCTGCCGTTTTTCGTGCCCCTGTTCGTTCCCGGCAACACAATCCGCATTTATGGCCCGCCCAATCCGGTGGCCATGGCCGGTGTGGAGGAGGTGCTGGACAAGCAGCTCGCCTATCCCCATTTCCCGGTGCGCCGGGACGAGCTCAAGGCCGATATCCATTACGAAACCCTGCAGGACCGCCAGGTCATTGATCTGGGCTTTGCCACGGCATCGACCCTGCTCATGAACCATCCGGCCATGAATTTCGGCGTCAAGCTGGAGTTCGGGGACAGGAAGTTCTTTTTTACCGGGGACCACGAGCCGTTCTACAACATCTATGAGCCCGGGGACGACGATTACGAGGAATACGGCAATATCGTCCGGGAGCGCCAGCAGGGGATCGTGGATTTTCTCCGGGGCGTGGACGTGATGGTGGCCGATTCCCAGTATACGGACCGGGAGTACGAGTCCAAGAGGGGCTGGGGCCATTCCACGTTCAGGCACAACATCGAACTGGCCCTGGAGGCCGGAATCGGAAAGCTCTACCTGACCCACCATGAAACCACGCGCACCGACAGCGAACTGGACGACATCGGCGAGTGGCTGCGCCACGAATGGGGCGATTGCGGCGTGGAGCTGTTCCTGGCCCGTGAAGGCCACTGGTTTGACGTCTGA
- a CDS encoding helix-turn-helix transcriptional regulator, which translates to MLSNRRVYREFRPCPALQNLVRCYWTLIGTIAEEERVIRVYPDGCMDLIFDLRGGMLPAHLPDMNTPPSAFFCGIMPEHELIRLPTHPVVAGIRFRPGGASILPAPASEFASLDVPIRDIFPDLAPMVDFLGETEPVPEQLIATVENHLLDRLRLGEKDTRLSLTAATRLSMPGAAPSVAELAHDMGVSQKTLERSFKHTVGLTPKKFARVNRLTHSLRLLTQQPIAHTALDAGYTDQAHFTKEFKQLCGVTPAQFQARPDTVDFLQDEPPSPK; encoded by the coding sequence ATGCTTTCAAACCGCCGCGTCTACCGGGAATTCCGCCCCTGCCCGGCCTTGCAGAATCTCGTCCGCTGCTACTGGACCCTGATCGGGACCATTGCGGAAGAGGAACGCGTGATTCGCGTCTATCCGGACGGCTGCATGGACCTGATCTTCGACCTGCGCGGCGGCATGCTTCCCGCCCATCTGCCGGACATGAACACGCCTCCGTCGGCATTCTTCTGCGGCATCATGCCCGAACACGAGCTCATCAGGCTCCCGACCCATCCCGTTGTCGCGGGCATCCGGTTCCGTCCCGGCGGCGCTTCCATCCTGCCCGCCCCGGCCTCGGAGTTCGCCTCGCTGGATGTGCCCATCAGGGACATCTTCCCCGACCTCGCGCCCATGGTCGATTTTCTGGGCGAAACAGAACCGGTCCCGGAGCAATTGATCGCCACTGTGGAGAACCATCTTCTTGACCGGCTCCGGCTCGGTGAAAAGGATACGCGGCTCTCCCTTACGGCCGCGACACGCCTCAGCATGCCGGGCGCGGCTCCCTCCGTGGCGGAGCTGGCCCATGACATGGGTGTCTCCCAGAAGACCCTGGAACGCAGCTTCAAGCACACGGTGGGCCTGACACCCAAGAAGTTCGCCCGCGTCAACCGTCTCACGCACTCGCTGCGCCTCCTGACACAACAACCCATTGCCCATACCGCCCTGGACGCGGGCTATACGGACCAGGCCCACTTCACCAAGGAATTCAAGCAACTCTGTGGAGTGACGCCCGCGCAATTCCAGGCAAGACCCGACACTGTCGATTTTCTACAAGACGAGCCTCCGTCCCCGAAGTAG
- the selB gene encoding selenocysteine-specific translation elongation factor: MPVVMGTAGHIDHGKTTLIKALTGIDCDRLSEEKKRGITIELGFAFLDFDDSTRLSVVDVPGHERFVKNMVAGAAGIDFVLLVIAADEGIMPQTREHLEICSLLGIETGIVALTKTDMVDEEWLEMVKEEVAAYLEPTFLGGAPIMPVSAHTGQGLGELKAELKRLMDEFKPKRRSDLARLPVDRVFTMKGHGTVVTGTLISGSFRVGDDVVLFPKGTETKVRGLQSHGATVEEAPAGRRTAVNLQGLEVQDISRGEILARPGTMFPATVWDIELSMLESSPLPLKHRKEVHFHHGSREVQARIHFLDREKLLPGEKCVCQVRFNEPLAGVYGDRIVLRSFSPLRTIAGGRIISPMGHKIKRFSDRVQALETLSADDSDAVILQQLDLAGSAGVSFAELMIMSNLESKALDKALTGMAGKQMALMFDKEDRRFVSGALVQTLCDGLLEYLAEFHRRDSMKPGVQRGELASAWGRELPPKLFHLVLERMVKKGDVVGEQEILRLKDHKVSLASDTARVREIILGAYEQGGIRPPNLKDVLEPTRMNFKEAAPVFRHLQDEGLLTKIKEDMYYHTPALEDIRSRIIAFFETSEEMGAQDFKGLTDLSRKFAIPVLEYFDKERLTVRVGDVRRLRKSGV; this comes from the coding sequence ATGCCTGTAGTCATGGGTACAGCCGGTCACATCGACCACGGCAAGACCACGCTCATCAAGGCCCTTACCGGGATCGACTGCGACCGCCTTTCCGAGGAAAAGAAGCGCGGCATTACCATTGAACTGGGCTTCGCGTTCCTGGATTTCGACGATTCCACCCGCCTTTCCGTGGTGGACGTTCCCGGCCATGAGCGGTTCGTGAAGAACATGGTGGCCGGGGCCGCGGGTATCGATTTCGTGCTGTTGGTCATTGCCGCGGACGAAGGCATCATGCCCCAGACCCGCGAGCATCTGGAGATCTGCTCGCTGCTGGGTATCGAGACCGGCATTGTAGCCCTGACCAAGACCGACATGGTGGACGAGGAGTGGCTGGAGATGGTGAAGGAGGAGGTGGCCGCCTACCTGGAGCCCACCTTTCTGGGCGGTGCGCCCATCATGCCCGTTTCCGCCCATACCGGGCAGGGCCTGGGAGAACTCAAGGCCGAGCTGAAAAGGCTCATGGACGAGTTCAAGCCCAAGCGTCGTTCCGACCTGGCCCGCCTGCCCGTGGATCGTGTCTTCACCATGAAGGGGCACGGCACCGTGGTCACGGGAACGCTCATTTCCGGCAGTTTCAGGGTGGGGGACGATGTGGTGCTGTTCCCCAAGGGCACGGAAACCAAGGTGCGCGGGCTGCAGTCCCACGGGGCGACCGTGGAGGAGGCCCCGGCGGGGCGGCGCACGGCCGTGAACCTGCAAGGGCTGGAAGTGCAGGATATTTCCCGGGGCGAGATACTGGCCCGGCCCGGAACCATGTTTCCGGCCACGGTCTGGGATATTGAGCTGTCCATGCTCGAATCCTCGCCCCTGCCTCTCAAGCACCGCAAGGAAGTGCATTTTCACCACGGCTCACGCGAGGTGCAGGCCCGCATCCATTTCCTGGACAGGGAAAAGTTGCTGCCCGGCGAGAAGTGCGTCTGCCAGGTGCGGTTCAACGAGCCCCTGGCCGGGGTCTACGGCGATCGAATCGTGCTGCGCTCCTTTTCCCCGTTGCGGACCATTGCGGGCGGGCGGATCATCAGCCCGATGGGGCACAAGATAAAACGTTTTTCCGATCGGGTGCAGGCCCTGGAGACTCTCTCTGCCGACGATTCCGACGCCGTGATTCTGCAGCAGCTCGATCTGGCGGGGTCGGCCGGCGTATCCTTTGCCGAGCTCATGATCATGTCCAACCTGGAATCCAAGGCCCTGGACAAGGCCCTGACCGGCATGGCCGGTAAACAGATGGCCCTGATGTTCGACAAGGAGGACCGCCGTTTTGTGAGCGGGGCCCTGGTGCAGACACTTTGCGATGGCCTGCTGGAGTATCTGGCCGAATTTCACAGAAGGGATTCCATGAAGCCCGGCGTGCAGCGCGGCGAACTGGCCTCCGCCTGGGGCAGGGAGCTGCCGCCCAAGCTGTTCCATCTGGTGCTGGAGCGCATGGTCAAGAAGGGCGATGTGGTGGGCGAGCAGGAGATCCTTCGGCTCAAGGACCACAAGGTTTCCCTGGCCTCGGATACGGCCAGGGTGCGCGAGATCATCCTCGGCGCATACGAGCAGGGCGGCATCCGTCCCCCGAACCTCAAGGACGTGCTGGAGCCCACCAGGATGAATTTCAAGGAGGCGGCCCCGGTCTTCCGCCACCTGCAGGACGAAGGTCTGCTGACCAAGATCAAGGAAGACATGTATTACCATACGCCCGCCTTGGAAGACATCCGCAGCCGGATTATCGCCTTTTTCGAAACCAGCGAGGAGATGGGCGCACAGGACTTCAAGGGGCTCACCGACCTGTCCCGCAAGTTCGCCATTCCCGTGTTGGAGTATTTCGACAAGGAACGGCTTACCGTGCGCGTGGGCGACGTGCGCCGTCTCAGGAAATCGGGCGTCTGA
- the murA gene encoding UDP-N-acetylglucosamine 1-carboxyvinyltransferase: MEKLIVEGGVPLRGRIRVSGAKNAALPILMACLLAEGKVELSNVPRLRDIHTSLRLLDILGCETSFEGNDATSEVTNLSPEAPYELVKTMRASVLCLGPLLARLGEARVALPGGCAIGARPVDLHLKGLERMGAEFELTEGYILGKSGRLKGAHITFDFPTVGGTENLLMAASLAEGETILENAAREPEVEDLANFLNAMGAKITGQGTSVIHVEGVEKLTGCKYKVMPDRIEAGTYLVAAAITNGELLVEDCPFQELDAVSYKLREMGVWLEEKADGVLVKRNGALRGVDVVTQPHPGFPTDMQAQIMALMCVAEGTGSIEEKIFENRFMHVQELARLGANISLKGRMAIVRGVDKLVGAPVMASDLRASASLVLAGLAGAGKTHISRIYHLDRGYERIEEKLSAVGARIWRENE; this comes from the coding sequence ATGGAAAAACTGATCGTTGAGGGCGGTGTTCCGCTGAGGGGAAGAATCCGGGTCAGCGGGGCCAAGAACGCGGCCCTGCCCATTCTCATGGCTTGTCTACTGGCCGAAGGCAAGGTGGAACTTTCCAACGTTCCGAGATTGCGGGATATCCATACCTCTTTGCGCCTGCTGGACATCCTGGGGTGCGAAACCTCCTTCGAGGGCAATGACGCCACCTCGGAGGTGACCAACCTTTCCCCGGAAGCTCCGTACGAGCTGGTCAAGACCATGCGCGCTTCGGTGCTCTGCCTGGGGCCGCTGCTGGCCCGGCTTGGCGAGGCCCGCGTGGCCCTGCCCGGCGGGTGCGCCATCGGCGCGCGTCCCGTGGACCTGCATCTTAAGGGCCTGGAGCGCATGGGAGCCGAGTTCGAACTGACCGAAGGGTATATTCTCGGCAAGAGCGGACGCCTGAAAGGCGCGCACATCACCTTCGACTTCCCCACCGTGGGTGGCACCGAGAACCTGCTCATGGCCGCCAGCCTTGCCGAAGGCGAGACCATCCTGGAGAACGCGGCCCGCGAACCCGAGGTGGAGGACCTGGCCAACTTCCTCAACGCCATGGGGGCCAAGATCACGGGCCAGGGAACCAGCGTCATCCATGTTGAAGGCGTGGAAAAGCTTACCGGCTGCAAGTACAAGGTCATGCCCGACCGCATCGAGGCCGGGACCTATCTGGTTGCCGCAGCCATCACCAACGGCGAGCTGCTGGTGGAGGACTGTCCGTTCCAGGAGTTGGACGCCGTGAGCTACAAGCTGCGCGAAATGGGCGTCTGGCTGGAAGAGAAGGCGGACGGCGTTCTGGTGAAGCGCAACGGCGCTCTGCGTGGCGTGGACGTGGTCACCCAGCCGCATCCCGGCTTTCCCACGGACATGCAGGCCCAGATCATGGCCCTGATGTGCGTGGCAGAAGGCACCGGTTCCATTGAGGAAAAGATTTTCGAGAACCGTTTCATGCATGTGCAGGAACTGGCCCGCCTGGGCGCCAACATCTCCCTCAAGGGGCGCATGGCCATCGTGCGGGGCGTGGACAAGCTCGTGGGCGCTCCTGTCATGGCTTCGGACCTGCGCGCCAGCGCCTCCCTGGTTCTGGCCGGGTTGGCCGGTGCCGGCAAGACTCATATCTCGCGTATCTACCATCTGGATCGCGGCTATGAACGCATTGAGGAAAAGCTCTCCGCTGTCGGCGCCAGGATTTGGAGAGAGAACGAGTAG
- a CDS encoding VOC family protein — protein MTITFEGPAIFVADINRSRQFYETVMGQKVEADHGPHVAFKGFSLWQADAAVSVIYGPNEKRQGPLAARNFELYFESDDIRAEWQRVMNCCDTVLNELEAAPWLQLGFRVLDPDGHIVEVAEPLPQLIKRLHAEGMSPEDIYKNTSIPLEFVNHVLKA, from the coding sequence ATGACCATCACTTTTGAAGGACCGGCGATATTCGTAGCCGACATCAACCGTTCCCGCCAATTCTATGAAACCGTCATGGGCCAGAAAGTGGAGGCCGACCATGGGCCGCACGTGGCCTTCAAGGGCTTTTCCCTCTGGCAGGCCGATGCCGCGGTCAGCGTCATTTACGGACCAAACGAAAAACGCCAGGGACCGCTGGCGGCAAGAAACTTCGAGCTCTACTTCGAGAGCGACGACATCCGGGCCGAATGGCAACGGGTAATGAATTGCTGCGACACCGTACTCAACGAACTGGAGGCTGCCCCATGGCTGCAGCTCGGCTTCCGGGTGCTGGATCCGGACGGGCACATAGTTGAGGTAGCCGAGCCACTGCCCCAGCTCATCAAACGGTTGCACGCCGAAGGCATGTCGCCCGAGGACATCTACAAGAACACGTCCATTCCCCTGGAATTCGTGAATCACGTGTTGAAAGCGTAG
- a CDS encoding lipid-binding SYLF domain-containing protein, producing MNRAHAFCLFFCLFMLLPGCAARKGGSSHDASSVSKTSFAQGLVDKSQTALKHFLANDPDQGIAFLMENAAGIMIFPNVAKFGFIGSVKGGSGVACARTNRGWSYPVFSAMGGGSFGLQLGIKRGPVLIVFMSRELFDDAREGGLSFDGRGGFTIFNISEGHDTSSLVAGVDAYMFVDWEGFYAGAAVGGVAVSGRAPLNDAYYGVDNVSPEEILYEGVRTNFGANGLRELLNGTRYEEKKKDGNHVPVLGSSMG from the coding sequence ATGAATCGTGCGCACGCGTTTTGTCTTTTTTTCTGTCTCTTCATGCTGCTGCCCGGGTGCGCCGCAAGGAAGGGCGGCTCTTCCCATGACGCATCCAGTGTTTCCAAGACCTCCTTTGCCCAGGGGCTGGTGGATAAATCCCAGACGGCACTCAAGCATTTCCTGGCCAATGACCCGGACCAGGGCATTGCCTTCCTGATGGAGAACGCCGCCGGGATCATGATATTTCCCAATGTCGCCAAATTCGGTTTCATCGGTTCGGTCAAGGGCGGCTCGGGCGTTGCCTGCGCGCGGACGAACCGCGGATGGAGCTACCCCGTGTTCAGCGCCATGGGCGGCGGGAGTTTCGGGCTGCAGCTGGGCATCAAGCGCGGGCCGGTCCTGATCGTCTTCATGAGCCGCGAGCTGTTCGACGACGCCCGCGAAGGCGGCCTGTCCTTTGACGGCCGGGGCGGCTTCACCATCTTCAATATTTCCGAAGGGCATGACACCTCGTCCCTGGTGGCGGGCGTGGATGCCTATATGTTCGTGGATTGGGAAGGATTTTACGCGGGTGCGGCCGTGGGCGGTGTCGCCGTCTCCGGGCGCGCTCCGCTCAACGACGCCTACTACGGCGTGGATAACGTTTCCCCGGAAGAGATTCTTTACGAGGGCGTGCGCACCAACTTTGGCGCAAACGGCCTGCGGGAGCTGCTCAATGGCACCCGGTACGAGGAAAAGAAAAAGGACGGAAACCATGTTCCCGTCCTTGGATCTTCTATGGGGTGA
- a CDS encoding aminopeptidase, translated as MSKKKDIELEHKPKSAWEVYSSKKHVAAMDKLADRYIDFLSRCKTERLVMDYVRERAEAAGFSEDFAKSAVVRIQRGKAGFMARRGKRPLSEGFRLIGAHADCPRLDLKQNPLYEDTEICLAKTHYYGGIRKYQWLTSQLALHGVVVKKDGEVVRVAVGDDPADPVLTITDLLPHLAYKEVEKKVSAAFEAEKLNIVLGQSPLLGKKDDDGKGKVKDHILKLLNDRYGITESDFFSAELQIVPAGPARYVGLDSSLIGGYGHDDRSSVFCALEALLAEDKPEYTQIALFWDKEEIGSDGATGAKSLFFEYTLEDLIEAWEPDTKLSRVMLNGTALSADVAGAVDPDFKDVSEERNSAYLGYGPCFNKFTGHRGKVGANDAHPEFIGWLRRILDDAGIPWQMSELGKVDAGGGGTVAKFLAVYGMDIIDVGAPVLSMHSPFELTTKADMYATTLAFREFFKN; from the coding sequence ATGTCCAAGAAAAAAGATATTGAACTGGAACACAAGCCTAAGAGCGCGTGGGAGGTCTATTCCTCCAAGAAACACGTGGCTGCCATGGACAAGCTGGCCGACAGGTACATCGATTTCCTGAGCCGCTGCAAGACCGAACGGCTGGTCATGGATTACGTGCGCGAGAGGGCCGAGGCCGCAGGCTTTTCCGAGGACTTCGCCAAGAGTGCGGTTGTGCGCATCCAGCGCGGCAAGGCTGGATTCATGGCGCGCAGGGGCAAGCGTCCCTTGTCCGAGGGCTTCCGGCTCATCGGCGCGCACGCCGACTGCCCGCGTCTGGATCTCAAGCAGAATCCGCTTTATGAGGACACCGAGATCTGCCTGGCCAAGACCCACTATTACGGCGGCATCCGCAAGTACCAGTGGCTGACCTCGCAGCTCGCCCTGCACGGCGTGGTGGTCAAGAAGGACGGCGAAGTTGTCAGGGTCGCCGTGGGCGACGACCCCGCCGACCCGGTGTTGACCATCACCGACCTGCTGCCGCACCTGGCATACAAGGAAGTGGAAAAGAAGGTCAGCGCGGCGTTCGAGGCCGAAAAGCTGAACATCGTGTTGGGGCAGAGTCCGCTTTTGGGCAAGAAGGACGATGACGGGAAGGGCAAGGTCAAGGACCATATCCTCAAGCTTCTGAATGACCGCTACGGCATCACCGAGTCCGACTTCTTCAGCGCCGAGCTGCAGATCGTTCCGGCCGGTCCGGCCCGCTATGTGGGCCTGGATTCCTCGCTTATCGGCGGTTACGGCCATGACGACCGTTCCAGCGTGTTCTGCGCACTGGAGGCGCTGCTGGCCGAGGACAAGCCCGAATACACCCAGATCGCTCTGTTCTGGGACAAGGAGGAAATCGGCTCGGACGGGGCCACCGGCGCGAAGTCCCTGTTCTTCGAATACACCCTGGAAGACCTTATCGAGGCCTGGGAACCGGACACGAAGCTTTCCCGGGTAATGCTGAACGGCACGGCGCTTTCGGCGGATGTGGCCGGGGCCGTGGACCCGGACTTCAAGGATGTTTCCGAGGAGCGCAATTCTGCCTATCTGGGATACGGTCCGTGCTTCAACAAGTTCACCGGCCATCGCGGCAAGGTGGGGGCCAACGACGCGCATCCCGAGTTCATCGGCTGGCTGCGCCGGATTCTGGACGACGCGGGCATCCCGTGGCAGATGTCCGAGCTGGGCAAGGTGGACGCCGGGGGCGGTGGTACCGTGGCTAAGTTCCTGGCCGTGTACGGCATGGACATCATCGACGTGGGAGCGCCCGTGCTTTCCATGCACAGCCCCTTTGAGCTGACCACCAAGGCCGACATGTACGCCACGACCCTGGCCTTCCGGGAGTTTTTCAAGAATTAA